One stretch of Candida orthopsilosis Co 90-125, chromosome 3 draft sequence DNA includes these proteins:
- a CDS encoding Gef1 protein (S. cerevisiae homolog GEF1 has voltage-gated chloride channel activity and has role in cellular copper ion homeostasis, cellular iron ion homeostasis), whose protein sequence is MPSTSEFDTSIDDTLVSSTLRSTKTGSWINRHEIREVQRYNDFRSIDWVEDELDEQKQRLLKLKHITNKGNNFKDKILSQVSNWLVLASMGVVIGLIAGSLNIITSFLSSARIGHCKRGFYLSEAFCCWGENDGDCENWTKWTPISGLNYIIYVLISLLMSYTAANIVKFYAPFAAGSGISEIKCIVSGFVMDGFLGWWTLAIKSLGLPLAIGSGLSVGKEGPSVHYAVCVGNSIGRLVPKYRKSASKGREFLTATAAAGVAVAFGSPMGGVLFSIEEISSVFQLSTLWKSYFCSLIAVTTLAAMNPFRTGQLVLFEVTYDTNWHYFEVPIYVILGVFGGVYGIVVSKLNTKVVSFRKRYLGPWAIREVCILTLLTASFSYFNEFLRLDMTESMQILFHECDATFQNPICHPENGKTKLLFSLLFATVARMGLTIITYGCKVPAGIFVPSMAAGATFGRALGIIVDYAYKKNPKLSIFSACDSGDKCIIPGTYAFLGAAAGLCGITDLTVTVVIIMFELTGAIRYILPTMIVVAITKSINDMWGKGGIADQMIKFNGLPFMDSKEEFHFHTSVTSAMSSVVVAFSADANDALTLGQLKQTLGKTKYRGFPIILSGNNPKIEGYISRYKIEYVLGKNESVNPHTLCNFNSRERGSTEKIDFSSMINQSPLSVDCETSLKFVSDIFVKLGPRYLLVEQSGSLIGVITRKDILLYEYSIHQKEVDSGPQERQEELEVKVWNSMKSIALFIRKFQSQILHRDSYRSTPT, encoded by the coding sequence ATGCCTTCCACTTCGGAATTTGACACCTCGATTGATGACACTCTCGTGCTGTCAACTTTAAGAAGTACTAAAACTGGATCATGGATAAACCGGCACGAAATACGCGAAGTTCAACGATACAATGATTTCAGATCAATAGATTGGGTTGAAGACGAATTGGATGAACAAAAGCAACGACTTCTAAAGTTGAAACATATAACTAATAAAGGTAACAATTTCAAGGACAAGATACTATCCCAAGTGTCCAATTGGCTTGTTTTGGCGTCCATGGGAGTGGTTATTGGATTAATTGCAGGATCATTGAACATCATAACCTCATTTCTTTCCAGCGCACGAATCGGCCATTGCAAACGTGGCTTTTATTTAAGTGAAGCATTTTGCTGTTGGGGAGAAAATGATGGCGATTGCGAAAACTGGACAAAGTGGACTCCAATAAGTGGACTCAATTATATTATATACGTGTTGATATCACTCCTCATGTCTTACACGGCAGCCAATATTGTGAAGTTCTATGCACCATTTGCCGCTGGTTCTGGAATATCAGAGATCAAATGTATTGTCTCAGGGTTTGTCATGGATGGTTTCTTGGGGTGGTGGACTTTGGCTATCAAAAGTTTGGGCTTGCCTTTGGCAATTGGGTCAGGCTTGAGTGTAGGAAAAGAGGGACCCAGTGTGCATTATGCAGTATGTGTGGGTAATTCAATTGGACGATTAGTGCCCAAATATAGAAAATCGGCATCAAAAGGGAGGGAATTTTTAACGGCAACTGCAGCAGCAGGTGTTGCGGTTGCATTTGGATCACCCATGGGAGGGGTGCTATTTtccattgaagaaatttcgTCGGTGTTTCAATTGTCCACCTTGTGGAAATCATACTTTTGTTCTTTAATTGCAGTCACCACATTGGCGGCAATGAATCCGTTCAGAACTGGACAATTAGTCTTGTTTGAGGTCACTTATGACACAAATTGGCATTACTTTGAAGTTCCCATTTATGTCATTTTAGGAGTCTTTGGTGGAGTCTACGGAATTGTTGTGTCAAAGCTAAATACCAAAGTTGTCTCCTTTCGCAAGCGATATTTGGGTCCTTGGGCCATTCGTGAGGTTTGTATTTTAACTTTATTAACCGCAAGCTTCTCGTACTTTAATGAGTTTTTAAGGTTGGACATGACGGAGTCAATGCAGATTCTATTTCACGAATGTGATGCTACTTTCCAAAACCCAATTTGTCACCCCGAAAATGGCAAAACCAAGCTTTTGTTTTCGTTGTTGTTTGCAACAGTTGCCAGAATGGGATTAACAATTATTACTTACGGTTGCAAAGTGCCTGCTGGGATTTTTGTGCCTTCAATGGCAGCAGGCGCAACGTTTGGACGAGCTCTTGGAATCATTGTGGATTATGCATACAAGAAGAACCCCAAACTCTCCATCTTTTCTGCATGTGACTCTGGTGACAAGTGTATAATACCAGGAACATATGCGTTTTTAGGTGCGGCTGCTGGATTATGTGGTATTACCGATTTGACGGTTACAGTGGTTATCATCATGTTTGAATTGACTGGTGCGATCCGTTACATTTTACCCACtatgattgttgttgctatAACAAAAAGCATTAACGACATGTGGGGAAAAGGGGGAATTGCAGACCAAATGATTAAGTTCAATGGCTTACCTTTTATGGACTCAAAAGAggaatttcattttcatacATCCGTGACTTCTGCTATGTCTAGTGTAGTCGTGGCATTTTCAGCCGATGCAAATGACGCCTTGACCTTGGGACAATTAAAACAAACGTTGggcaaaacaaaatatagAGGATTTCCAATAATACTTTCAGGAAATAACCCTAAAATAGAAGGCTACATTTCTAGATACAAGATAGAGTATGTGCTTGGCAAAAATGAGAGTGTTAACCCACACACTctttgcaatttcaattcaaggGAAAGGGGATCAACCGAGAAGATTGATTTTAGCTCGATGATAAATCAATCGCCATTAAGTGTCGATTGTGAGACATCTTTAAAATTTGTTTCCGATATTTTTGTCAAACTTGGACCGCGTTATTTGTTAGTTGAGCAGCTGGGGTCATTGATTGGAGTAATCACAAGAAAAGACATACTACTATATGAATATTCgattcatcaaaaagaagTAGACTCTGGTCCTCAAGAGAGGCAAGAAGAGCTCGAAGTAAAAGTTTGGAACAGcatgaaatcaattgctttgtTTATCcgtaaatttcaaagtcaaaTTTTACATAGGGACTCGTATAGGTCGACACCCACCTAG
- a CDS encoding Atf1 alcohol acetyltransferase: MTRNIWHIYRWQHLPLPKTDLANHKFMTKIGSENFILSRPLSVSENFFRSRTASGNYRNFQVTATYQPGLKNNLKLFYYALKKTVLDYHILITNVQFNSSIDSYFYEPLNSVDFASVVELIESDDYINNNMINEKFMKSVNQITFNLYSQDPLFKLILVGENHLCVVFEHTIADGLVARYIHEILLENLAYCDNASNWDTLQREYGFVDLDNPHSAQLFNLERDHKFIKNSLPPPIDLFLSMDEDYTGGNPQFSENIIPPSTEGKWLGRFPAVDTHNVAFKLINVPPNETEKILKRCRAEQTSVTSYIEVVLALTIHSLFRGKYASFKCAMALRRHFDAKSAPKEYVSILSHPGYKILGTSAHMGFGMNLPPITEFSWELVRKVNNHIVEGCKNKRALNQLKGFKDVADLKDETNEFFFKRQLNKPKADAVKISNLGFVHPTEYQTESGRMWKIHNMIFAQDMAPYASEFMLNIISTVKGGLNLVLSYYDYTFEDSEWENFDHFIENLRQNMVECSS, from the coding sequence ATGACTCGAAATATTTGGCACATTTATAGATGGCAGCATCTTCCCTTACCCAAAACAGATCTTGCAAATCATAAGTTTATGACGAAAATTGGCtctgaaaattttatacTTTCCCGACCGTTGAGCGTTTCGGAGAATTTTTTTAGATCAAGAACTGCCAGTGGTAATTATcgaaattttcaagttaCTGCCACCTACCAGCCAGGTTTGAAgaataatttgaaacttttctACTATgcattgaagaaaacaGTTCTTGATTACCACATTTTGATAACCAATgtccaattcaattcctCAATTGATAGCTACTTTTATGAGCCGTTGAATAGTGTTGATTTTGCCAGTGTCGTTGAATTGATAGAAAGTGATGACTATATTAACAACAATATGATTAATGAAAAGTTTATGAAATCAGTGAATCAAATAACCTTCAACCTTTATTCACAAGACCCGTTGTTCAAGTTAATATTGGTGGGCGAAAACCATCTTTGTGTTGTTTTCGAACATACCATCGCTGACGGATTGGTCGCTAGATACATACACGAAATTCTACTTGAAAACCTTGCATATTGTGATAATGCTTCCAACTGGGACACTTTACAACGCGAGTACGGATTTGTGGATTTGGACAACCCACATAGTGCCCAGCTATTCAATCTCGAACGTGACCATAAGTTCATCAAAAACTCATTGCCGCCTCCAATTGATCTATTCCTTTCGATGGATGAGGACTATACCGGGGGTAATCCCCAATTCTCTGAAAATATAATACCTCCAAGCACAGAGGGGAAATGGCTCGGGCGGTTTCCTGCTGTAGATACACATAATGTTGCTtttaaattgatcaacGTCCCACCAAATGAAACTGAAAAAATACTTAAAAGATGTAGAGCAGAACAGACTTCTGTCACATCGTACATTGAAGTGGTATTAGCATTAACAATACATTCATTATTTAGAGGGAAATATGCCTCATTTAAATGCGCTATGGCTTTAAGAAGACATTTTGATGCAAAAAGTGCACCAAAAGAGTACGTCTCCATTTTAAGTCACCCGGGTTATAAAATTTTAGGAACTCTGGCACATATGGGCTTTGGGATGAACCTTCCTCCAATCACGGAATTCTCGTGGGAACTTGTTCGCAAGGTTAACAATCACATTGTCGAAGGGTGCAAAAATAAAAGGGCATTGAATCAGTTAAAGGGATTCAAGGATGTTGCAGATCTAAAAGATGAAACTAACGAGTTCTTCTTTAAGAGACAATTGAACAAGCCTAAAGCTGATGCCGTCAAGATTTCCAATTTAGGATTTGTACATCCAACAGAATACCAAACTGAACTGGGCAGAATGTGGAAGATACACAATATGATATTCGCCCAAGATATGGCTCCCTATGCTTCCGAGTTCATGTTGAATATTATTTCTACAGTTAAAGGAGGCTTGAACTTGGTATTGAGCTACTACGACTACACATTTGAGGATTCTGAGTGGGAGAATTTTGATCATTTTATAGAGAACCTTCGACAAAATATGGTTGAATGTTCATCATAG